In one Flammeovirga yaeyamensis genomic region, the following are encoded:
- a CDS encoding efflux RND transporter periplasmic adaptor subunit, with the protein MKKFILTFLFAPVMLSLFTGCSEQETEKKEIIRPVKLLTVANEGLFNSKTFPAKTKETKESTLAFRVGGPLVKLNAEVGQRIKKGQLIAQIDDRDFLVDLEAKKAKFIQARAEEQRFKGLLKKESIPQNEYDQKLAAFLVAKANYDDAQNALKDTKVYAPFNAVVSGKLVENYQEVRAKQGIVSLLDFSDTEVKFNIPESFVRFIDKVEEYKVTINAYPGKQFKASLKEVGAHSEDASGFPVYLYIDDAKKYKNTFPIGSGMTCNVEMKLKSTIDEDDFYLIPIHSIVQSKNENSVMVYDAASHTVKSHKVILGDLKGHDQVQVLSGIQAGDQIVEVGGHLLTEGQKVRVLDFNPTTSEIAKQ; encoded by the coding sequence ATGAAAAAATTCATTCTAACATTCTTATTTGCCCCTGTAATGCTCTCTTTATTTACAGGCTGTTCAGAACAAGAAACCGAAAAAAAGGAAATTATACGTCCCGTAAAATTATTGACCGTTGCTAATGAAGGGTTATTTAATTCAAAGACTTTCCCTGCTAAGACGAAAGAAACAAAAGAGTCAACATTGGCTTTTAGAGTCGGTGGTCCTTTAGTGAAATTAAATGCGGAAGTGGGACAGCGTATTAAAAAAGGACAACTGATTGCCCAGATCGACGATAGAGATTTTCTGGTTGATTTAGAAGCAAAGAAAGCGAAGTTTATTCAGGCTAGAGCGGAAGAACAACGTTTTAAAGGTCTTCTAAAAAAGGAATCGATTCCGCAAAATGAATACGATCAAAAATTGGCTGCTTTTTTAGTAGCTAAAGCCAATTATGATGATGCTCAAAACGCATTAAAGGACACAAAAGTGTATGCTCCTTTTAATGCCGTGGTATCTGGAAAATTAGTAGAGAATTATCAAGAAGTGCGTGCGAAACAAGGTATTGTGAGTCTTTTAGACTTTTCTGATACTGAGGTAAAATTCAATATTCCCGAGAGTTTTGTGCGCTTCATCGACAAGGTAGAAGAATATAAAGTTACTATTAATGCATATCCAGGTAAACAATTCAAAGCTTCTTTAAAAGAGGTGGGTGCACATTCTGAAGATGCATCAGGGTTTCCTGTTTATCTGTATATAGATGATGCCAAGAAATACAAAAACACTTTCCCTATTGGTTCTGGAATGACTTGTAATGTGGAAATGAAATTAAAATCTACCATTGATGAGGATGATTTTTATTTAATTCCAATTCATTCAATCGTTCAATCAAAAAATGAAAATTCTGTGATGGTATATGATGCCGCATCTCATACTGTAAAAAGTCATAAAGTGATATTGGGCGATTTGAAAGGTCATGACCAAGTACAAGTATTATCAGGTATTCAGGCGGGTGATCAAATTGTAGAAGTTGGTGGTCATTTATTGACAGAAGGTCAGAAAGTGAGAGTACTTGATTTCAATCCGACAACATCAGAAATAGCTAAACAATAA
- a CDS encoding efflux RND transporter permease subunit — translation MSISEYAIKNKKVIHFFLVVLLVAGISSFFSLGKQEDAPFTIKQVIITTEYPGASQWEVEELITEVIEKELQKVGHLKQIKSESRRGISQIDVEIVPNYDPSQLQQKWDEIRRRVRDAEINLPEGAGPVNINDNFGDVLGMYYALTAEKGIDATTLRDYAIYIQKSIKPIKGVSKVELYGEQQPVINVEIDQSKLANLGISPQQVFETIRKHNKIVDGGTFNTGRSKLKIDATNAFQSLEDIKNLIIDENHRQFRLSDIAEVSKGFQDPADVLMRVNGKPAIGIAIANESGQNIVYTGESLNDKLDELQGTIPVGLELVGLYHENEVAQNANMDFIDNLIMSVIIVVLILVFAMGLRPSLLIGSSLVFAIVTTLVFMEQIGLTLNRTTLAAIIIAMGMLVDNAIVVADNAINSMKKGMKKKEALVKGASVPQWGLFGATFIAIFSFLPLAMATDDTAETIQPLFYVLSISLLLSWVFALTQTVVYGDFMLKKPKETSDPYSSKFFKAYKKLIEKLIEKRWWSLSGVVGIFMLFVLWGNSVKQSFFPFVEKPLFKIEYWLSNDAPINFTYEDTKQLENWLLEQEEVKTVSITIGSTPPRYYLASVSWANTKNLASFLVETHSPDQVEGLLNRAREYTANNLPQAMTIFQFFKAAPTPRAELEACFMGPDPKVLRELAEEAKRRMRTVATAQNVRDNWREKTPYLRPVYSEEKARRAGVSKGDIATATRMMREGVNVGEYRQRDKRMPILVKDANRESYDNNNLGTIPVINKDGKTILMDQLVDSYDVGFEEAWLWRFNRQRMIAAQCDVEFGFESPEVEAEIVPLIEDMELPEGYTLMWDGLKRYQTQSNEAISAPLPIAAVLMVAVLLILFKGFRKPLVILGILPLIWVGIILGMKVFGQTIGFMAILGLLGLVGMVIKNAIVLVEQIEIEIDNGLSEYDALIMSALSRTIPVAMAAATTILGMAPIIKDPLFGGMAAAIMGGLFAATIATLIVLPILYAIFFNLKKPQLS, via the coding sequence ATGAGTATATCAGAATACGCTATCAAAAATAAAAAAGTAATACACTTTTTTCTAGTGGTATTACTTGTCGCTGGAATTAGCTCTTTCTTCAGCTTAGGAAAACAAGAAGATGCTCCGTTCACTATCAAACAAGTGATTATTACAACGGAATATCCAGGGGCTTCTCAATGGGAAGTAGAAGAATTGATTACAGAAGTGATCGAGAAAGAACTTCAGAAAGTAGGTCACTTAAAACAAATAAAATCAGAATCTAGAAGAGGCATCTCACAAATCGATGTGGAGATTGTTCCTAACTACGATCCGTCTCAACTTCAACAGAAATGGGATGAGATTCGAAGAAGAGTTCGTGATGCAGAAATCAATCTTCCAGAAGGTGCAGGACCTGTAAACATTAACGATAATTTCGGTGATGTATTGGGTATGTACTACGCATTAACTGCTGAAAAAGGAATTGATGCTACTACTTTAAGAGATTATGCCATCTATATCCAAAAGTCGATTAAACCCATCAAAGGGGTATCGAAAGTAGAGTTATATGGTGAGCAACAACCGGTGATTAATGTAGAGATTGATCAAAGTAAATTGGCCAATTTGGGCATCAGCCCTCAACAAGTATTTGAGACGATCCGAAAGCACAATAAAATTGTGGATGGTGGTACTTTCAATACAGGTCGATCAAAATTAAAGATTGATGCTACCAATGCCTTTCAATCTTTAGAGGATATCAAAAACTTGATTATCGATGAAAATCACCGTCAGTTTAGACTAAGTGATATTGCAGAAGTATCAAAAGGTTTCCAAGATCCTGCAGATGTTTTGATGAGAGTGAATGGTAAGCCGGCCATCGGTATTGCTATTGCTAATGAATCAGGACAGAATATTGTTTACACTGGCGAAAGTTTGAACGATAAGTTAGATGAACTTCAAGGAACAATTCCTGTAGGTTTAGAATTAGTTGGACTGTATCATGAAAATGAAGTGGCGCAAAATGCCAATATGGATTTCATCGATAATTTGATCATGTCCGTGATCATTGTGGTCTTAATCCTAGTGTTCGCTATGGGTCTTCGCCCAAGTTTATTGATTGGTTCTAGTTTAGTATTTGCCATTGTGACCACCTTGGTATTCATGGAGCAAATCGGATTAACATTGAACCGTACTACGCTTGCTGCGATCATTATTGCCATGGGTATGTTGGTAGATAACGCCATTGTGGTGGCCGATAACGCCATCAATTCCATGAAAAAAGGGATGAAGAAAAAGGAGGCTTTAGTCAAAGGCGCGTCGGTGCCACAATGGGGTTTATTTGGTGCTACATTTATTGCCATTTTCTCTTTCTTACCATTAGCAATGGCCACAGATGATACGGCAGAAACCATCCAACCTTTATTCTATGTTTTATCGATCTCACTTTTATTAAGCTGGGTATTTGCCCTCACACAGACGGTCGTTTATGGTGATTTCATGTTGAAAAAACCGAAAGAAACTTCCGATCCGTATAGTAGTAAATTCTTTAAAGCCTATAAGAAGTTAATCGAGAAACTGATTGAAAAAAGATGGTGGAGTTTATCTGGTGTAGTAGGCATCTTTATGTTGTTCGTCCTATGGGGAAACAGCGTGAAACAATCGTTCTTCCCATTTGTAGAAAAACCATTATTTAAAATTGAGTACTGGTTATCGAACGATGCACCTATCAACTTTACGTATGAAGATACCAAACAATTAGAAAATTGGCTATTGGAACAAGAGGAAGTAAAAACTGTATCGATTACCATTGGTAGTACTCCTCCGAGATATTATTTAGCTTCTGTTTCTTGGGCCAATACAAAGAACTTGGCTTCCTTCTTAGTCGAAACTCATTCTCCTGATCAAGTAGAAGGGTTACTCAACAGAGCTAGAGAATATACGGCAAATAACTTACCTCAAGCCATGACTATTTTCCAATTCTTTAAAGCGGCTCCAACACCAAGAGCTGAATTGGAAGCCTGCTTTATGGGACCTGATCCTAAAGTATTAAGAGAGTTGGCAGAAGAGGCAAAACGTAGAATGCGTACAGTAGCAACGGCACAAAATGTTCGTGATAACTGGAGAGAAAAAACGCCTTACTTACGTCCGGTTTACTCTGAAGAAAAAGCAAGAAGAGCCGGTGTTTCTAAAGGCGATATTGCCACAGCAACTCGTATGATGCGTGAAGGTGTAAATGTTGGAGAATACCGCCAAAGAGATAAAAGAATGCCGATTTTGGTAAAGGATGCTAACAGAGAATCCTACGATAACAACAATTTGGGAACCATCCCAGTGATCAACAAAGACGGAAAAACAATCCTAATGGATCAGTTGGTGGACAGTTATGATGTTGGTTTCGAAGAGGCGTGGTTATGGAGATTCAACCGTCAGAGAATGATTGCCGCACAATGTGATGTAGAGTTTGGTTTTGAATCCCCAGAAGTTGAAGCTGAGATTGTTCCACTTATCGAAGACATGGAACTTCCAGAAGGATATACTTTGATGTGGGATGGCTTAAAACGTTATCAAACACAATCCAATGAGGCCATTTCTGCTCCCCTTCCAATTGCAGCAGTATTAATGGTGGCTGTCTTATTGATCCTTTTCAAAGGCTTCAGAAAACCATTGGTGATCCTAGGTATTTTACCACTGATTTGGGTGGGTATCATCTTAGGGATGAAGGTCTTCGGACAAACGATCGGATTTATGGCCATCCTTGGTCTACTAGGACTCGTCGGCATGGTAATTAAAAATGCCATCGTTCTGGTCGAACAAATCGAAATAGAAATTGATAATGGACTGAGCGAATATGATGCCCTCATCATGTCGGCTTTATCAAGAACTATTCCGGTAGCTATGGCGGCAGCCACGACCATTTTAGGTATGGCCCCTATCATCAAAGATCCATTATTTGGAGGTATGGCGGCTGCAATTATGGGTGGTTTATTTGCCGCAACCATTGCCACACTGATCGTCTTACCGATTCTTTATGCGATTTTCTTCAATTTAAAAAAGCCTCAACTATCATGA
- a CDS encoding HAD-IA family hydrolase encodes MMKIKAIIFDCDGVLVDSESITMKVFIELFAKYGATMTYQEALDKFVGKAFNQILDCIEEEYDVELPSDFEDQFRAQTFAAFKTDIQPIEGIKEVLSQLKLPYAVASNGPMSKMQLNLTTTGLIQYFDHHLYSAYDLKAWKPDPKLFIHAATQLGFSPEECLVIEDSLSGVEAALNGGFKVMAYVDGAEKEIFNQKGVKTFDKMIDLLDL; translated from the coding sequence ATGATGAAGATTAAAGCAATTATTTTTGACTGCGACGGTGTGCTTGTCGATAGCGAATCGATTACAATGAAAGTGTTTATCGAACTCTTTGCCAAGTATGGAGCAACAATGACTTATCAAGAAGCATTGGATAAATTCGTGGGTAAGGCATTTAATCAGATTCTAGATTGTATCGAAGAAGAATATGATGTAGAGTTACCATCAGATTTTGAAGATCAATTTAGGGCACAAACGTTCGCTGCATTTAAAACCGATATTCAACCAATAGAAGGTATCAAAGAAGTGCTTTCTCAATTGAAGTTGCCTTATGCAGTGGCATCAAACGGTCCAATGTCTAAAATGCAACTGAACTTAACTACTACAGGTTTAATTCAGTATTTTGATCATCATTTATACAGTGCTTATGATCTTAAAGCATGGAAACCTGATCCCAAATTGTTTATTCATGCTGCTACTCAATTAGGTTTTTCTCCAGAAGAATGCCTTGTAATAGAAGACAGTCTTTCTGGAGTAGAAGCGGCTTTAAATGGCGGTTTCAAAGTGATGGCCTATGTTGATGGAGCTGAAAAAGAAATTTTCAATCAAAAAGGCGTCAAAACATTTGATAAAATGATCGATCTGTTGGACCTATAA